One Engystomops pustulosus chromosome 11, aEngPut4.maternal, whole genome shotgun sequence DNA window includes the following coding sequences:
- the LOC140106050 gene encoding uncharacterized protein isoform X3, whose product MENHQLLTSLAETKKSKDPDLQEGGNYVEKETSTPADLVHIKEEPNSYDGGSVSDNCTTPTPIKLEPVSCEEAAPSRITGRMDKSHVIKTILHLTVDIIYLLTGEEYRVIKQRSGERLVPSRNAYMLLRRKRTQSRIQENCNEQEILELTNKIIQLLSGEAEDLIDIKVEVLEKEELFVCDQKFEEEIKTDESPRCPSPLHVQDPSNKEHNRKDADNNIAQNGSTANHYQKIDPTCKQEDIPTDISTADGHYRIDTHEESFMLPSKPGTEDIILQCSPSQNAHLTPVGSGSPCPNTTDSSEEMYIPLRDEYSITVTLQQENPEEEKPYNCPECGKRFTKKSSLSRHQIIHVGEKPFSCTLCSKSFARKSTLVEHEKTHTCEKPYSCSDCGKCFGRKANLVDHRRIHTGEKSFLCPVCGKCFTNKTILVRHQKSHSGEKPFSCLECGKRFGHKSVLVKHQIVHTGEKPYPCSECGKCFTQKGNLMEHQKIHTGERPFFCSYCGKYFTNRAVLMRHQATHAKQRPFSCSGCGKCFMHKAYLIKHERSHMVQEILSCKDSVNVNL is encoded by the exons caGAGACAAAAAAAAGCAAAGATCCAGATCTGCAAGAAGGTGGGAATTATGTTGAAAAAGAAACTTCTACACCTGCGGACCTTGTACATATTAAGGAGGAACCAAACTCATATGATGGTGGAAGCGTCTCAGATAATTGCACTACTCCTACCCCAATTAAGCTGGAGCCAGTCTCATGTGAG GAGGCTGCCCCCTCCAGAATCACAGGAAGGATGGACAAGAGTCACGTGATTAAGACGATCTTACATCTTACAGTGGATATAATCtacctgctgactggagag GAATATCGTGTGATAAAACAGAGATCAGGGGAGCGGCTGGTTCCCAGTAGAAACGCTTATATGTTATTACGAAGGAAAAGGACCCAGAGCCGAATCCAGGAGAACTGCAATGAGCAAGAGATCCTCGAGCTCACCAACAAGATCATTCAGCTGCTGAGTGGAGAg GCCGAAGACTTGATTGATATTAAGGTTGAAGTTCTGGAGAAAGAAGAATTGTTTGTCTGTGACCAGAAATTTGAGGAGGAGATCAAAACAG ATGAATCTCctagatgtcccagtcctcttcatGTACAAGATCCTTCTAACAAG gaacatAACCGGAAAGATGCAGACAATAACATTGCTCAAAACGGGAGCACAGCGAACCATTATCAGAAGATCGACCCAACATGTAAACAGGAAGACATTCCTACAGATATCAGCACAG CGGATGGACATTACAGAATTGACACCCATGAAGAAAGTTTTATGTTACCTTCTAAGCCTGGTACGGAAGACATCATCCTTCAGTGTTCTCCTAGCCAAAATGCTCACCTTACCCCAGTTGGAAGTGGAAGTCCTTGTCCTAATACCACTGATAGCTCTGAAGAAATGTATATCCCGCTCAGGGATGAATATTCCATTACAGTTACTTTACAGCAGGAGAATCCCGAAGAGGAAAAGCCATACAATTGCCCCGAATGTGGAAAACGATTCACCAAGAAGTCGTCTCTGAGCCGCCACCAGATAATCCACgtcggggagaagccgttttcatgtacaCTTTGTAGTAAATCTTTTGCTCGTAAGTCAACCCTGGTGGAACATGAGAAAACTCACACGTGTGAAAAGCCCTATTCCTGCTCCGACTGTGGGAAGTGTTTCGGAAGGAAGGCGAATCTTGTAGACCATCGGCGGATACACACGGGAGAAAAATCTTTTTTGTGCCCTGTATGTGGGAAGTGCTTTACCAATAAGACTATCCTGGTCCGGCACCAGAAAAGCCACTCGGGGGAGAAGCCGTTCTCCTGTCTGGAGTGCGGGAAGCGTTTTGGACATAAATCGGTTCTGGTTAAACATCAGATCGTCCACACCGGGGAGAAACCATATCCGTGCTCCGAGTGCGGAAAGTGCTTTACACAGAAAGGGAACCTCATGGAGCATCAGAAGATCCACACAGGGGAACGGCCATTCTTCTGCTCCTACTGCGGGAAATACTTTACCAACAGAGCCGTCCTTATGAGGCATCAGGCGACACACGCAAAGCAGAGACCCTTCTCCTGCTCCggatgtggcaaatgttttatgcaCAAAGCATATCTTATAAAACATGAAAGATCTCACATGGTACAAGAAATCTTGTCTTGTAAAGACTCTGTTAATGTTAATTTGTAA